One region of Glutamicibacter sp. B1 genomic DNA includes:
- a CDS encoding SDR family NAD(P)-dependent oxidoreductase — protein sequence MGFNSKVAIVTGATGGIGQQLVAQLISQGAKVVVTGRDASSCALLEERYGDRLSALAGDITATEHCQALVEHAVQRFGGLHLLFNNAGTIPRGTAIETSDEMWDSALAVNLTAAFKLSRAAIEHMRSNGGGTIVNTASAWGLYPGPAHLAYCTAKGALIAMTRSMGRDHATQQIRINAVCPNEVDTPMLRSGFEYRGLDAKKALRELDNTVPLGHVAQPQEIVDAMLFLASEQSRYVTGTVLEVTGAKAVY from the coding sequence ATGGGATTCAATTCGAAGGTAGCCATCGTCACCGGAGCTACCGGCGGTATTGGGCAACAGCTCGTTGCACAGCTGATCAGTCAAGGTGCAAAAGTAGTCGTCACCGGACGGGACGCTAGTAGCTGTGCACTGCTCGAAGAACGTTACGGAGATCGCCTGTCAGCGCTCGCCGGGGACATCACGGCAACTGAACACTGCCAGGCGTTAGTTGAGCATGCAGTTCAGCGTTTCGGCGGACTGCACCTGCTGTTTAACAATGCAGGGACCATACCGCGAGGTACCGCAATCGAAACCTCCGACGAAATGTGGGACAGCGCGCTGGCGGTAAACCTCACGGCAGCGTTCAAGCTCAGTCGTGCGGCCATCGAGCACATGCGTTCCAACGGTGGAGGGACTATCGTGAATACCGCCTCAGCGTGGGGACTTTATCCGGGCCCGGCGCATCTGGCGTACTGCACGGCCAAGGGAGCGCTCATAGCAATGACCCGAAGCATGGGCCGGGACCACGCAACACAGCAGATCAGGATCAATGCAGTCTGCCCGAACGAAGTGGATACACCTATGCTTCGCAGCGGATTTGAGTACCGGGGGCTAGACGCGAAAAAGGCGCTTAGGGAACTCGATAATACGGTACCCCTGGGGCATGTTGCGCAGCCACAGGAAATCGTGGATGCCATGTTATTCCTAGCCTCTGAACAGTCGCGGTATGTGACCGGTACCGTTCTAGAGGTGACTGGGGCGAAAGCCGTGTACTAA
- a CDS encoding flavin monoamine oxidase family protein → MSEIFDTDVIVIGAGLAGVTAARELGTRGVDTIVLEARDRLGGRLFTEKRLGKYLELGGNWMHWTQPHVWAEVTRYGLEADRLARAEETFWFANGEVCKGDLPGFMQLIDPGMEALVGNAGKLLPRPDLVADSEDFKEADQLTLQQALDALELSDDERQANEAAWVGHCNGPLDQVGYSAALRWTAATSGAWKVMHEASSVYRLKEGNDQLVKSIAGDIKGEIRLNTPVTKIEHDAEGVSVTVEGGETLRARKAILTAPLNILHELDIAPELSEVKREASQTGTASQGVKLWMRVKGPIKPFFAYSTKDHPLSVVRTEFVGEEDAVLVSFGADASRIDVTSIEDAQKALSVWRDDIEILELAAHDWNEDQYAKETWLINRPLAYSQSQAELQRPEGNLHLASGDIANLWAGFFDGAIESGLRVAREVSEQL, encoded by the coding sequence ATGAGCGAGATTTTCGATACCGACGTTATTGTTATCGGAGCTGGCCTGGCGGGTGTGACCGCGGCACGAGAGCTAGGGACACGCGGTGTGGACACCATCGTCCTCGAAGCTCGTGATCGCTTGGGCGGTCGACTCTTCACCGAAAAGCGTTTGGGTAAGTATCTGGAACTCGGTGGGAACTGGATGCACTGGACTCAGCCGCATGTATGGGCCGAAGTGACCCGATACGGCCTGGAAGCAGATCGTTTGGCTCGTGCCGAGGAGACCTTCTGGTTCGCCAATGGAGAGGTGTGCAAAGGTGACCTGCCAGGATTTATGCAGCTCATCGACCCCGGCATGGAAGCCCTGGTTGGCAACGCTGGCAAGTTACTGCCACGCCCGGATTTGGTGGCGGACTCTGAAGATTTTAAGGAAGCAGATCAGCTGACCCTACAGCAGGCGCTCGACGCGTTGGAACTGAGCGATGATGAACGCCAAGCCAATGAGGCGGCCTGGGTGGGACACTGCAATGGACCCTTGGATCAAGTCGGCTACAGCGCTGCGCTGCGCTGGACCGCAGCAACTTCAGGGGCCTGGAAAGTGATGCACGAAGCCAGCTCTGTATACCGCTTGAAAGAAGGCAATGACCAGTTGGTCAAGTCCATCGCAGGGGACATCAAGGGCGAAATTCGTTTGAACACCCCGGTCACCAAGATTGAACATGATGCGGAAGGTGTGAGCGTCACCGTTGAGGGCGGAGAAACGCTGCGCGCTCGGAAAGCGATCCTGACCGCCCCACTAAACATCCTGCATGAATTGGATATCGCTCCGGAACTGTCTGAGGTGAAGCGCGAAGCCTCGCAGACCGGAACCGCTTCCCAAGGAGTCAAGCTGTGGATGCGTGTTAAGGGGCCAATCAAGCCCTTCTTTGCATACTCCACCAAGGACCACCCACTGTCCGTGGTTCGCACCGAATTTGTTGGTGAAGAGGACGCAGTGTTGGTTTCTTTCGGAGCGGACGCTTCACGCATTGACGTAACCAGTATTGAGGATGCCCAGAAGGCACTGTCGGTATGGCGCGATGATATCGAGATCCTTGAACTCGCGGCTCATGACTGGAACGAAGACCAATATGCCAAGGAAACTTGGCTCATCAACCGGCCCTTGGCCTACTCACAGAGCCAGGCGGAATTACAGCGTCCTGAAGGTAACCTGCATCTGGCCAGTGGAGACATCGCCAACCTTTGGGCCGGCTTCTTTGACGGAGCTATCGAAAGTGGGTTGCGCGTCGCCCGCGAGGTATCCGAGCAACTCTAG
- a CDS encoding HpcH/HpaI aldolase family protein produces MKIHGTSERTSGQVLPRFDLEQAGPLFGLWSIFREPAVVEVSAAEGFDWICVDGQHGHAELGDYKAIFEAAHNFGVPSGVRVPSHEVGHIGRAMDAGARLIIIPTVESGEQAKTLVEACRYAPRGKRSYGPTRTIPRYPSEVVGAVETDPKVALMVETVKGYENLDEILAAGPDAIFVGPYDLAISHGWSLEELTYGDKQYVLRDIAARATAAGVVPGLYAGDLDLAKAMVEIGFKFMPIATDGALITTAAQSLLNAR; encoded by the coding sequence ATGAAAATCCATGGCACCAGTGAACGCACCAGTGGCCAAGTACTACCTCGATTCGATCTCGAGCAAGCGGGGCCACTCTTTGGGTTGTGGAGTATTTTCCGTGAGCCGGCTGTCGTTGAGGTTTCTGCCGCCGAGGGGTTCGACTGGATCTGTGTTGACGGTCAACACGGCCACGCTGAGCTCGGTGACTACAAGGCGATCTTCGAAGCCGCCCATAATTTCGGTGTTCCATCCGGTGTGCGTGTACCGAGTCACGAGGTGGGCCATATCGGTCGTGCCATGGACGCTGGCGCACGGCTGATCATCATCCCCACCGTCGAAAGTGGTGAGCAGGCCAAGACTCTAGTGGAAGCTTGCCGATATGCTCCGCGTGGCAAACGCAGTTATGGTCCTACCCGCACCATCCCGCGCTACCCGAGCGAGGTCGTGGGTGCTGTGGAAACTGACCCAAAGGTCGCACTCATGGTCGAAACCGTGAAGGGTTACGAGAACCTCGACGAAATCCTGGCCGCGGGGCCCGACGCGATCTTTGTCGGTCCCTACGACCTAGCAATCTCCCACGGTTGGTCCTTGGAAGAGCTGACCTATGGAGACAAGCAATACGTGTTGCGTGACATCGCTGCCCGGGCTACTGCCGCGGGCGTGGTGCCGGGTCTGTATGCGGGCGATCTGGATTTGGCTAAGGCCATGGTGGAGATCGGTTTTAAGTTCATGCCCATCGCCACCGATGGTGCGCTGATCACCACCGCCGCACAATCCCTCTTAAACGCACGCTAA
- a CDS encoding thiamine pyrophosphate-dependent enzyme — MSENAQGLTKKSAGHVIVDTLAAHGVERAYVVPGESYLDVLDGLHNSSIETIVCRHEGGATYMAEAEGKMHQRPGVAMVTRGPGAANAHVGLHTAWQDSTPLVLFVGLIPFEHREKEAFQEFDPKAWFGTGAKRVMILDHAERASEVVAEAMFAAMSGRPGPVVVGLPEDIIRNEISAELHPEIPVATGGMTVTDWKSLNSALQEADKPLFIFGGNDWSDQGAADFTRWLEEHDLPAAAEWRCEGTVPFNSPSYVGPIGYGRPKPTYDLLEETDLLIFVGTVPGDVITDGFNIRQNWEKKNFLVTIDPSLRGRSGPVSHQIVAKPDVFVRDLLLMDLPVKDSWKEWTARMRGEQEKFAALPTSEPANGPAKMATLMANLVTALPEDAMVTFGAGEHTNWAHRYFPTNGYASMLSARNGSMGYSIPSAVAASLNYPGRRVVTIAGDGEFLMNGQELATATQYGATPLVIVMDNQQYGTIRTHQERQYPERVSGTQLQNPDFALMAQSFGGFGVRVENDSEVPAALEAAVKAIDENKTFALIHLIVEQGVKAY, encoded by the coding sequence ATGAGTGAAAATGCTCAAGGTCTGACAAAGAAGTCAGCCGGACACGTCATTGTCGATACACTTGCCGCACACGGCGTTGAACGAGCTTATGTTGTCCCGGGAGAAAGCTACCTAGACGTCCTCGACGGACTGCACAACTCTTCCATTGAAACCATCGTCTGCCGCCACGAAGGCGGAGCCACCTACATGGCTGAAGCAGAAGGCAAGATGCACCAACGCCCCGGAGTTGCCATGGTGACCCGCGGTCCGGGCGCCGCCAACGCACATGTTGGATTGCACACTGCATGGCAGGACTCCACCCCGCTGGTGCTTTTTGTGGGCCTGATTCCATTCGAGCATCGTGAAAAGGAAGCCTTCCAGGAATTTGATCCCAAGGCATGGTTTGGCACCGGCGCCAAGCGCGTGATGATCTTGGACCACGCGGAACGCGCCAGTGAAGTTGTCGCCGAAGCGATGTTCGCGGCCATGTCCGGACGCCCGGGCCCAGTCGTGGTTGGACTTCCAGAAGACATTATCCGCAATGAAATTTCCGCTGAACTACACCCAGAGATTCCCGTCGCCACCGGTGGTATGACAGTGACCGACTGGAAGTCACTGAACTCGGCGTTGCAGGAAGCAGATAAACCACTGTTTATCTTTGGTGGCAATGACTGGTCGGATCAGGGAGCCGCTGACTTTACCCGGTGGCTTGAAGAACATGATCTGCCTGCCGCGGCCGAATGGCGTTGCGAAGGAACTGTGCCATTCAATTCGCCCTCATACGTTGGTCCAATCGGCTACGGGCGTCCCAAGCCAACCTACGACCTGCTCGAAGAAACTGACCTGCTGATCTTCGTGGGTACCGTACCCGGCGACGTTATCACCGACGGCTTTAACATTCGCCAGAACTGGGAAAAGAAAAACTTCCTCGTCACCATTGACCCTTCTCTGCGTGGGCGCTCCGGCCCGGTCTCACATCAGATTGTTGCCAAGCCTGATGTATTCGTCCGTGATCTTCTCCTAATGGATCTACCAGTGAAGGATTCATGGAAAGAATGGACCGCACGAATGCGTGGCGAGCAGGAGAAATTCGCGGCACTGCCAACCTCGGAGCCAGCCAACGGGCCAGCGAAGATGGCCACATTGATGGCTAACTTGGTCACCGCATTGCCGGAAGACGCCATGGTGACCTTCGGCGCGGGCGAGCACACCAACTGGGCGCACCGTTACTTCCCAACCAACGGTTACGCGTCAATGCTCTCGGCGCGCAACGGCTCCATGGGGTATTCAATCCCATCGGCCGTCGCGGCATCGTTGAACTACCCAGGGCGTCGAGTAGTAACGATTGCTGGTGATGGTGAGTTCTTGATGAATGGTCAGGAACTAGCGACCGCTACCCAGTATGGGGCAACTCCTTTGGTGATTGTCATGGACAACCAGCAATACGGCACCATCCGTACCCATCAGGAACGCCAGTACCCTGAACGTGTTTCTGGTACTCAGCTACAGAACCCCGATTTTGCTTTGATGGCTCAGTCTTTCGGTGGTTTTGGGGTTCGGGTAGAGAACGACTCAGAGGTCCCCGCCGCTCTGGAAGCAGCAGTGAAAGCTATTGACGAGAACAAGACCTTTGCGTTGATCCACCTCATCGTAGAGCAAGGTGTTAAAGCCTACTAA
- a CDS encoding PucR family transcriptional regulator translates to MASLLTVADLIADPTLDTNVIAGATGLDRTVRWAQTSESAEPWKWLGPEELLMTLGLNVPTGPEGQKDYVRQVHTAGIPGIAIGADGLAPSITTEMRLEADRLGLPLLSTGTSTPFVVIARTVAAATTNQLNRGVLMLSRLYQEAGSQSAQAKRRGDWAKKLLGVQVAVEDTATGCTVIGTRPTGALRRHSLSTLRTTQLLIPAEDQIDALLLVHLKLILSVDTNALLQQAESSISSGESLLRLGLAGQLSATQVKGGKWLAPGETFRVLAAPEKHGESLSMSLALHGLVPLQARWKQHAVAIVREQDLGTVRQISAAMNIALGSSLAQRDLVDLAGAAEEAISALPEASEAGVHEFSGLQVSLLARSASEAQGIISRVLGPLASETGQAELFRSTLFSLLEHDMQWQRTANALSIHRQTLVYRIKQVEEATGRSVRKVADLSDFHLARQAWVLLHD, encoded by the coding sequence ATGGCCTCACTTCTGACAGTTGCCGACCTTATTGCTGATCCAACGCTAGACACCAATGTCATCGCTGGTGCCACTGGACTGGACCGCACGGTGCGTTGGGCACAGACCAGCGAATCGGCAGAACCATGGAAGTGGCTAGGTCCAGAAGAACTTCTCATGACCTTGGGGCTGAACGTCCCGACTGGTCCTGAAGGTCAGAAAGATTACGTGCGCCAGGTGCATACTGCTGGCATTCCTGGCATCGCTATTGGAGCCGATGGATTGGCGCCATCCATCACCACTGAGATGAGGCTGGAAGCCGACCGGTTGGGTCTGCCGTTACTCTCCACAGGGACCAGTACTCCCTTTGTGGTTATTGCCCGCACCGTAGCGGCAGCCACCACCAATCAACTCAATCGCGGGGTGCTGATGCTTTCCCGTCTCTACCAAGAGGCGGGTTCCCAATCAGCTCAGGCCAAACGGCGCGGAGATTGGGCGAAGAAACTCTTGGGAGTACAAGTAGCAGTCGAGGACACTGCCACCGGGTGCACTGTCATTGGGACGCGTCCTACCGGTGCGCTACGGCGCCATTCACTGTCCACTCTACGAACCACGCAGTTACTGATCCCGGCAGAAGACCAAATCGATGCCTTATTACTGGTGCATCTGAAGCTCATTCTTTCCGTGGATACCAACGCGCTCTTGCAACAGGCCGAAAGCTCTATCTCTTCCGGTGAGTCGCTCTTGCGATTGGGCTTGGCCGGGCAATTGAGCGCAACGCAGGTGAAAGGTGGCAAGTGGCTAGCACCGGGTGAAACTTTCAGGGTGCTCGCAGCACCCGAAAAGCACGGTGAGAGTCTGAGCATGTCGTTGGCACTGCACGGATTGGTCCCGCTTCAGGCTAGATGGAAGCAACACGCGGTGGCTATAGTGCGCGAGCAAGATCTAGGTACCGTGCGGCAGATCTCCGCCGCCATGAATATCGCCCTAGGTTCCAGTCTCGCGCAACGAGACTTGGTAGATCTGGCGGGAGCCGCTGAAGAGGCCATCAGTGCCCTGCCCGAGGCCAGCGAAGCAGGGGTACACGAATTTTCAGGTCTACAGGTTTCCCTGCTGGCCAGATCGGCTAGCGAAGCGCAAGGCATCATTAGCCGAGTCCTTGGCCCCTTAGCGAGCGAGACCGGGCAGGCGGAATTATTTCGGTCAACCCTTTTCTCATTACTGGAACATGACATGCAGTGGCAGCGTACTGCTAACGCGCTAAGTATCCACCGTCAGACGCTGGTCTACCGAATCAAACAGGTCGAGGAAGCCACCGGGCGCAGCGTGCGCAAAGTCGCCGATCTTTCGGATTTCCACTTGGCTCGCCAAGCGTGGGTGTTACTGCACGACTGA
- a CDS encoding sodium:solute symporter: MEIINGSIVALYLVAMLAFGWWGKSRTKNSSDYLVAGRRLGPFLYTGTMAAVVLGGASTVGGVGLGYKWGISGMWLVVAIGAGVILLSLAFAPTLQKLKVFTVSQMLSLRYGSQAATNTSGIVMLAYTLMLCATSTSAYATIFVVLFDWEKWVAIAIGGAIVIIYSTIGGMWSITLADQVQFIIKTIGIFALMLPFSLHAAGGLDGIRQRIGDEFFDITGIGLQSIITYFVVYTLGLLIGQDIWQRVFTAKSPKVARWGGTTAGIYCVFYGAAGALIGMAARVALPNITGAEANKDVVYAEVATQLLPVAVGGLVMAAAVAAMMSTASGALIAAATVARTDVTPFVASWFGKNLQVNTNENPEHDVRANRIWVLALGLVTVTLAILVDDVVAALTIAYDILVGGLLVAIIGGLLWKRGNGLGATVSMAAGTIVTLGTMIVLEIQAENKFDGVYANEPIYYGLIASAVAFIVVSLLTKSTDRQVIEHWNLRVAGKVQDVPVSATAQEPTL; this comes from the coding sequence ATGGAAATCATCAATGGGAGCATTGTCGCGTTATACCTCGTGGCAATGCTTGCTTTCGGCTGGTGGGGCAAGTCCCGCACCAAGAACAGCAGCGACTATCTAGTCGCTGGACGTCGCCTCGGCCCGTTCCTCTATACGGGGACCATGGCCGCAGTAGTACTCGGCGGAGCTTCCACCGTGGGTGGTGTTGGTCTGGGATACAAATGGGGCATCTCAGGCATGTGGCTGGTCGTTGCCATCGGTGCTGGTGTCATCCTGCTGTCCTTGGCCTTCGCCCCGACCCTGCAGAAACTCAAGGTCTTTACCGTCTCCCAGATGCTCTCGCTGCGCTATGGCAGCCAGGCCGCGACCAATACCTCCGGTATCGTCATGCTGGCCTATACCCTGATGCTCTGCGCCACCTCCACCAGCGCTTACGCCACAATCTTCGTGGTGCTGTTCGATTGGGAGAAGTGGGTGGCCATTGCCATCGGCGGCGCCATCGTTATCATCTACTCCACCATTGGTGGCATGTGGTCCATTACCCTCGCCGATCAGGTGCAGTTCATCATCAAGACCATCGGCATCTTCGCATTGATGCTGCCGTTCTCACTGCACGCCGCAGGTGGCCTGGATGGAATACGCCAGCGCATCGGCGATGAATTCTTCGATATCACCGGCATCGGGCTGCAGTCGATCATCACCTATTTCGTGGTCTACACCCTGGGCCTGCTCATCGGCCAGGATATTTGGCAGCGCGTGTTCACCGCCAAGTCTCCGAAGGTCGCCCGCTGGGGTGGCACCACCGCCGGCATCTACTGCGTGTTCTACGGCGCCGCCGGCGCACTGATCGGCATGGCCGCTCGCGTGGCACTGCCAAACATTACGGGTGCCGAAGCCAACAAGGACGTGGTGTACGCCGAGGTCGCTACCCAGCTGCTGCCGGTAGCCGTGGGCGGACTGGTCATGGCCGCAGCAGTTGCGGCAATGATGTCCACCGCATCCGGCGCGTTGATCGCGGCGGCCACCGTGGCACGCACCGACGTCACCCCGTTCGTGGCCAGCTGGTTCGGCAAGAACCTTCAGGTCAATACGAATGAGAACCCAGAACACGACGTGCGCGCCAACCGCATCTGGGTGTTGGCACTCGGTCTGGTCACCGTCACGCTGGCCATCCTGGTGGACGACGTGGTCGCGGCCCTGACCATCGCCTACGACATCCTCGTTGGAGGTCTGCTGGTGGCGATTATCGGCGGTCTGCTATGGAAGAGGGGTAACGGCCTGGGCGCGACCGTTTCCATGGCCGCCGGCACCATCGTCACCCTGGGCACCATGATCGTTCTGGAGATCCAGGCGGAGAACAAGTTCGACGGTGTCTACGCCAACGAACCGATCTACTACGGACTGATCGCTTCAGCAGTAGCGTTCATTGTTGTATCGCTGCTGACCAAGTCCACTGATCGACAGGTGATTGAGCACTGGAACCTGCGCGTTGCTGGAAAGGTCCAGGACGTACCAGTCAGCGCGACGGCACAAGAGCCTACGCTCTAG
- a CDS encoding TIGR00730 family Rossman fold protein: protein MPEQITVSAVIIRNDAGQVLTVRKRGTASFMFPGGKPEVGESPIDAAVREVSEELGVQLDPRSLRFFGTFTAPAANEEGRTVQATVFEHPIVPIGEPLAEIEQLRWVDPSEDLVELAPLLNDVVFPDMLVEPHKVRSLAVFTGSASGKSSIYAQAAEDFARTVATSGRAIVYGGGRVGLMGTIADAASAAGGKVFGVMPQVLVDGELAHPGLTSLEVVPDMHARKHRMAELADAFVALPGGAGTLEELFEVWTWQQLGIHAKPVALLDVDGFWQPLLKMLDHMTDQGFLAPQFRDSLVVASEPEALLDALCSWEAPAARWGAGSKN from the coding sequence ATGCCAGAGCAGATCACTGTCAGCGCGGTCATTATCCGAAACGATGCAGGACAGGTTCTGACAGTCCGTAAGCGAGGGACGGCATCTTTCATGTTCCCCGGTGGCAAGCCAGAAGTGGGGGAGTCGCCTATCGACGCAGCGGTGCGCGAAGTCAGTGAAGAGCTGGGCGTCCAACTAGATCCAAGGTCACTACGTTTCTTCGGAACGTTTACGGCTCCCGCCGCCAACGAAGAGGGACGGACCGTTCAAGCCACCGTATTTGAGCATCCAATAGTACCGATTGGTGAACCTCTGGCAGAGATCGAACAACTGCGGTGGGTTGACCCGTCAGAAGACCTGGTTGAGCTGGCCCCATTACTGAACGACGTGGTCTTCCCGGACATGCTCGTTGAGCCACACAAGGTTCGCAGCCTGGCAGTTTTTACCGGCTCGGCTTCAGGTAAATCTTCTATTTATGCGCAAGCGGCAGAAGACTTCGCGCGTACAGTAGCCACCTCGGGCAGAGCCATTGTTTATGGTGGTGGACGCGTGGGACTGATGGGAACCATCGCCGATGCAGCCAGTGCAGCCGGCGGAAAAGTTTTCGGAGTTATGCCGCAGGTTCTGGTGGATGGCGAACTGGCGCATCCAGGTCTAACAAGCCTAGAAGTTGTCCCCGATATGCATGCACGCAAGCATCGAATGGCAGAACTGGCTGATGCTTTTGTCGCCCTGCCCGGTGGTGCTGGAACCTTGGAAGAGCTCTTTGAAGTATGGACCTGGCAACAGCTGGGGATCCATGCGAAACCGGTGGCCCTTTTGGACGTTGATGGATTCTGGCAGCCTCTGCTGAAGATGCTGGATCACATGACTGATCAGGGTTTTCTCGCCCCGCAGTTCCGCGATTCCTTGGTGGTGGCCAGCGAACCGGAAGCGCTTTTGGATGCTCTGTGTTCGTGGGAGGCTCCGGCAGCAAGATGGGGCGCAGGTTCCAAGAACTAA
- a CDS encoding TIGR00730 family Rossman fold protein, translated as MAVFIGSTSGKSPVYEQAAKDFARTVSSLGRAIVYGGGRMGLIGTVADASRKAGGKAFGVMPQVLVDGELAHPGLTSLEVVPDMHARKHCMSELADGFVALPGGAGTLEELFEVWTWQQLGIHAKPVALLDVDGFWQPPLKMLDHMTDQGFLAL; from the coding sequence TTGGCAGTTTTCATCGGCTCGACTTCGGGCAAGTCGCCTGTTTATGAGCAGGCGGCAAAAGACTTCGCGCGTACTGTTTCCTCACTGGGTCGAGCCATCGTCTATGGCGGTGGACGCATGGGCTTGATTGGAACAGTTGCCGATGCGTCGCGCAAGGCTGGTGGCAAGGCATTTGGTGTCATGCCGCAGGTCTTGGTTGATGGAGAACTGGCGCATCCAGGATTAACGAGCTTGGAAGTTGTGCCCGATATGCATGCGCGTAAGCATTGCATGTCGGAACTGGCGGATGGTTTTGTTGCCCTGCCCGGTGGTGCCGGAACGCTGGAAGAGCTCTTTGAAGTATGGACCTGGCAGCAACTGGGTATCCATGCGAAACCGGTAGCTCTTTTGGACGTTGATGGATTTTGGCAGCCTCCGCTGAAGATGCTGGATCACATGACTGATCAGGGTTTTCTCGCTCTGTAG
- a CDS encoding mandelate racemase/muconate lactonizing enzyme family protein, translating to MRIAEIAVYSHNLPISNGPYVMSHGEFNDVDTTLVKVTTDTGLVGWGETCPIGPVYQPHHAEGARAALLAMAPGLIGQDPSEIKKLHRRMDALLTGHHYAKAAIDIAAYDITGKHFGVTVAQLLGGAEVDRVPSYYALSVGDPDTIAQVAAERVAQGYPRLQMKVGARPVELDIETVRKVYEKVGNKAKLAVDANRSLNSRDLLRLSRECIDVPIILEQPTSSIEEIARVRPMLHHGVFMDEAADSLSTVMRVIGEGLVDGFGMKVTRLGGIQPMTAFRDLCEAVNLPHTVDDAWGGDIINAACVQVGATVNPKNLEAVWIAEPYLTEHYDDANPIKVIDGYIRVPTGPGLGVIPDESKFSVPVAVIN from the coding sequence TTGCGTATCGCTGAAATTGCTGTCTATTCGCACAACCTGCCGATTTCCAACGGCCCTTACGTCATGTCCCATGGTGAATTCAACGATGTGGACACCACCTTAGTGAAGGTCACCACGGATACTGGCCTGGTTGGCTGGGGCGAAACGTGCCCCATTGGACCGGTCTATCAGCCACACCATGCCGAAGGTGCCCGCGCAGCATTGCTGGCCATGGCTCCGGGGCTGATCGGGCAGGACCCGAGCGAGATCAAGAAACTACATCGTCGCATGGATGCGCTGCTCACTGGGCACCACTACGCCAAGGCTGCCATTGACATCGCCGCCTATGACATCACCGGCAAGCACTTCGGTGTCACCGTGGCTCAACTACTTGGAGGGGCAGAAGTTGACCGGGTTCCTTCCTACTACGCATTGAGCGTCGGTGACCCGGATACTATCGCTCAGGTTGCGGCCGAACGTGTGGCTCAGGGCTATCCACGCCTGCAAATGAAGGTCGGAGCTCGTCCGGTAGAACTAGACATCGAAACCGTGCGTAAGGTGTACGAAAAGGTTGGCAACAAGGCGAAGCTCGCGGTGGATGCCAACCGTAGTCTCAACAGTCGTGACCTGTTGCGCCTGAGCCGTGAGTGCATAGATGTGCCGATCATTTTGGAGCAACCGACCAGCTCCATCGAAGAAATCGCCCGAGTTCGTCCGATGCTGCATCATGGCGTCTTTATGGATGAGGCTGCCGATTCACTGTCCACCGTGATGCGGGTGATCGGCGAGGGGTTAGTGGATGGCTTCGGTATGAAGGTCACGCGACTCGGTGGTATCCAACCAATGACCGCTTTCCGGGATTTGTGCGAGGCAGTGAATCTGCCTCACACCGTGGATGACGCCTGGGGAGGCGATATTATCAACGCAGCCTGCGTGCAGGTCGGCGCCACCGTGAACCCGAAGAACCTCGAAGCGGTCTGGATTGCCGAACCGTACTTGACCGAGCACTACGACGATGCCAACCCCATCAAGGTTATCGACGGCTATATTAGGGTTCCCACTGGTCCCGGGCTAGGAGTCATCCCAGATGAGTCGAAGTTCTCGGTCCCCGTGGCCGTGATCAACTAG